TACGGTCATCCGAAACCGCTGGCCAGATTATAGCCACCGACCTGCCGCGCGAGAACACCTGTTCAGACCGCCGGTTCGCGAAAGCCGGCCGCCCCAACCCCCAATTTCAGGCCATTTTTTGGGTCAGCGGGAATTGCTGCACATGACCGAGCCCGGCGGCTTTCTGGGCGTTCACCTCGACAACGAGCGCCATCCGCAGACGGGGCTGGCCCGGCGGCTGAACCTGATCGTGTATTGCACCGAAGGGTGGCGGGAAGAATGGGGCGGATGTCTCGAATTCTGGGACCGTGCCCGCACCCGCGTCGTTAGGCGCATCGCCCCCTTGTGGAACCGGGCGGTTTTGTTCG
This genomic stretch from Pirellulales bacterium harbors:
- a CDS encoding 2OG-Fe(II) oxygenase; this encodes MTEPGGFLGVHLDNERHPQTGLARRLNLIVYCTEGWREEWGGCLEFWDRARTRVVRRIAPLWNRAVLFETSSHSFHGHSEPLRCPPEVRRKSVAVYFWSPPRARACFVARADEPHDAAKEAARLARSRA